In one window of Pseudomonas sp. IAC-BECa141 DNA:
- a CDS encoding gamma-carboxygeranoyl-CoA hydratase, which translates to MSDFNTLELHSDPRGFATLWLSREEKNNAFNAEMIRELILALDKVASDASLRFLLVRGRGKHFSAGADLAWMQQSAELDYHTNLDDARELAELMYNLAKLKIPTVAVVQGAAFGGALGLISCCDMAIGADDAQFCLSEVRIGLAPAVISPFVVQAIGERAARRYALTAERFGGQRAREIGLLSESYPANEFEQSVEQWIDNLLLNSPAAMRASKDLLREVGNGALTPALRRYTENAIARIRVSPEGQEGLRAFLQKRPPSWQAATTTKEPR; encoded by the coding sequence ATGAGCGACTTCAACACCCTCGAATTGCACAGCGATCCACGGGGTTTCGCGACCCTGTGGCTGAGCCGCGAAGAAAAGAACAACGCGTTCAACGCCGAGATGATTCGCGAACTGATCCTGGCGCTGGACAAGGTCGCCAGCGACGCCAGCCTGCGCTTTCTGCTGGTACGCGGACGCGGCAAACATTTCAGCGCTGGTGCCGATCTGGCCTGGATGCAGCAATCGGCCGAACTCGATTACCACACCAACCTCGACGACGCCCGGGAACTGGCGGAGCTGATGTACAACCTCGCCAAACTGAAAATCCCGACCGTGGCCGTGGTGCAAGGCGCGGCGTTCGGCGGTGCATTGGGTCTGATCAGTTGCTGCGACATGGCGATTGGCGCCGATGACGCGCAGTTCTGCCTGTCGGAAGTGCGCATCGGTCTTGCGCCAGCGGTGATCAGCCCGTTCGTGGTGCAAGCCATCGGCGAACGCGCGGCGCGGCGTTATGCGCTGACGGCCGAACGTTTCGGCGGGCAGCGGGCGCGGGAAATCGGTTTGTTGTCCGAGAGTTATCCAGCGAATGAGTTTGAACAGAGCGTCGAGCAATGGATCGACAACCTGCTGCTCAACAGCCCCGCCGCCATGCGCGCCAGCAAGGATTTGCTGCGGGAAGTCGGCAACGGCGCGCTGACTCCGGCCCTGCGCCGCTACACCGAAAACGCCATCGCCCGCATCCGCGTCAGCCCAGAGGGACAGGAAGGTCTGCGGGCCTTTTTGCAGAAACGTCCACCGAGCTGGCAAGCCGCAACCACCACCAAGGAGCCGCGTTGA
- a CDS encoding acetyl/propionyl/methylcrotonyl-CoA carboxylase subunit alpha, with translation MSAPVLTTLLVANRGEIACRVMRTAKSLGLTTVAVHSATDREARHSREADIRVDLGGSKAADSYLQIDKLIAAAKASGAQAIHPGYGFLSENAGFARAIEAAGLIFLGPPASAIDAMGSKSAAKALMETAGVPLVPGYHGEAQDLDTFRDACERIGYPVLLKATAGGGGKGMKVVEDVSQLAEALASAQREAKSSFGDSRMLVEKYLLKPRHVEIQVFADQHGNCLYLNERDCSIQRRHQKVVEEAPAPGLSPELRQAMGEAAVRSAQAIGYVGAGTVEFLLDARGEFFFMEMNTRLQVEHPVTEAITGLDLVAWQIRVARGEALPITQDQVPLNGHAIEVRLYAEDPSNDFLPATGRLDLYRESTAGPGRRVDSGVEEGDEVSPFYDPMLGKLIAWGEDREQARLRLLSMLDEFAIGGLKTNINFLRRIIGHPAFAAAELDTGFIPRYQEQLLPAPAALSNEFWDAAAQAFAQSLPGMARADDPASPWALHSGLRAGLPREITLHLSCEGQDRALTLGAGGKAKLIGEQLVVEHDGLRRQLRAIRRGEVLYLQWDGELRRVETYDPISAVEASHSHQGGLTAPMNGSIVRVLVEAGQSVEAGAQLVVLEAMKMEHSIRAPHAGVIKSLYCQEGEMVSEGSALVELEEA, from the coding sequence ATGAGCGCACCTGTTCTCACCACCCTGCTGGTGGCCAACCGTGGCGAAATCGCTTGCCGGGTCATGCGCACCGCCAAGTCGCTGGGCCTGACCACCGTTGCCGTGCACAGCGCCACCGACCGGGAAGCGCGACACAGCCGTGAAGCGGACATCCGTGTTGATCTGGGCGGCAGCAAAGCGGCCGACAGTTACCTGCAAATCGACAAACTGATCGCGGCGGCAAAGGCCAGCGGCGCTCAGGCGATTCATCCGGGTTACGGCTTTCTTTCAGAAAACGCCGGGTTTGCCCGCGCCATTGAAGCGGCCGGCCTGATCTTCCTCGGCCCGCCCGCCTCGGCCATCGACGCGATGGGCAGCAAATCCGCCGCAAAAGCGTTGATGGAAACCGCCGGCGTGCCGCTGGTGCCGGGTTATCACGGCGAAGCCCAGGATCTGGACACTTTCCGCGATGCATGCGAACGCATCGGCTACCCGGTGCTGCTCAAGGCCACGGCCGGCGGTGGCGGCAAGGGCATGAAGGTCGTTGAAGACGTCAGCCAACTGGCTGAAGCGCTGGCATCGGCTCAGCGTGAAGCGAAGTCGTCGTTCGGCGACTCGCGGATGCTGGTGGAGAAATACCTGCTCAAGCCGCGTCACGTGGAAATCCAGGTGTTTGCCGATCAGCATGGCAATTGCCTGTACCTGAACGAGCGCGACTGCTCGATTCAGCGTCGGCACCAGAAAGTCGTCGAAGAAGCGCCGGCTCCAGGCCTGAGTCCAGAACTTCGTCAGGCGATGGGCGAAGCCGCTGTGCGTTCAGCGCAGGCCATCGGTTACGTCGGCGCCGGCACCGTGGAGTTTTTGCTGGACGCTCGCGGCGAATTCTTCTTCATGGAGATGAACACACGGTTGCAGGTCGAACACCCAGTCACTGAAGCCATCACCGGGCTCGATCTGGTGGCCTGGCAAATTCGCGTCGCCCGTGGCGAAGCGTTGCCGATCACTCAGGATCAAGTGCCGCTGAACGGGCATGCGATTGAGGTTCGGTTGTATGCGGAAGATCCGTCGAATGATTTTCTGCCGGCGACCGGGCGTCTGGATCTGTATCGCGAATCCACCGCCGGGCCGGGGCGCCGTGTGGACAGCGGCGTTGAGGAAGGCGATGAGGTTTCGCCGTTCTATGACCCGATGCTTGGCAAGCTGATCGCCTGGGGCGAGGATCGTGAGCAGGCACGCTTGCGACTGCTGAGCATGCTCGATGAGTTTGCGATTGGCGGGTTGAAAACCAACATCAACTTCCTGCGACGGATCATCGGTCATCCGGCGTTTGCGGCGGCGGAGCTGGATACCGGGTTTATTCCGCGCTATCAGGAACAGTTGCTGCCAGCGCCCGCTGCGCTGAGTAATGAGTTCTGGGATGCGGCGGCGCAGGCTTTTGCGCAGAGTTTGCCGGGGATGGCTCGGGCAGATGATCCGGCTTCGCCCTGGGCGCTTCACAGTGGTTTGCGCGCCGGTTTGCCTCGTGAAATCACTCTGCATTTGAGCTGCGAGGGGCAGGATCGAGCGCTGACGCTCGGTGCTGGCGGCAAAGCAAAACTGATCGGCGAGCAATTGGTGGTCGAGCACGATGGACTGCGTCGACAGCTGCGGGCGATTCGTCGTGGAGAAGTTCTGTATCTGCAATGGGACGGCGAGCTGCGACGCGTTGAAACGTACGACCCGATCAGCGCTGTCGAAGCCAGTCACAGCCATCAGGGCGGTCTGACCGCGCCGATGAACGGCAGCATTGTGCGGGTGCTGGTGGAGGCCGGGCAATCGGTTGAAGCCGGTGCGCAATTGGTGGTGCTTGAGGCGATGAAGATGGAGCACAGCATTCGCGCGCCCCACGCCGGTGTGATCAAGTCACTGTATTGCCAGGAAGGTGAAATGGTCAGCGAAGGCAGTGCACTGGTCGAGCTGGAAGAAGCTTGA
- a CDS encoding LexA family protein produces MDKWIELVKAKMSELNVTQVELGERVGMSQGGIGHWLNKRREPGITQMNRVLKALGMEYLEVAVVIREPQVDADDEMPLAQKYNPYFRYPVSEWNSPVEARESQPAYSSAKDKRRFVLTDYHARGPAFWLTVTGNAMTAPTGQSIGEGMMILVDPALEAEPGKLVIAQWPDSDEAIFRKLIEEGGQRYLVPLNPTWPKALLTDECRIIGVVVQATAKY; encoded by the coding sequence ATGGATAAATGGATTGAGTTGGTCAAGGCCAAAATGAGTGAACTCAACGTCACTCAAGTCGAACTCGGCGAGCGCGTCGGCATGTCTCAGGGCGGTATCGGCCATTGGCTGAACAAGCGCCGCGAGCCCGGCATCACGCAGATGAACCGCGTGCTGAAAGCGCTGGGCATGGAGTATCTCGAGGTCGCGGTGGTGATTCGTGAACCGCAGGTCGATGCGGACGACGAAATGCCCCTTGCGCAGAAGTACAACCCTTACTTTCGCTATCCGGTCAGCGAGTGGAATTCGCCGGTCGAGGCCCGTGAGAGCCAGCCAGCGTATTCGAGTGCCAAGGACAAGCGACGTTTCGTACTGACGGATTACCACGCCCGCGGCCCGGCGTTCTGGCTCACGGTGACGGGTAACGCGATGACGGCGCCCACCGGGCAGAGCATCGGCGAGGGAATGATGATTCTGGTGGATCCGGCACTGGAAGCCGAGCCCGGGAAATTGGTAATCGCCCAGTGGCCGGACAGCGACGAGGCGATTTTCCGCAAACTGATCGAAGAGGGCGGCCAGCGTTACCTGGTGCCGCTCAATCCGACCTGGCCGAAAGCCTTGTTGACCGACGAGTGCCGAATCATCGGTGTCGTGGTTCAGGCAACCGCCAAATACTAG
- a CDS encoding DUF6124 family protein, with the protein MTITSKDLPDLQMDTTFTSPQGCAAAQRALDYYLKPAVSEPEVDERFFGVNSNLSGEESLVHASDLLRCAAATAFKAADGLQGVSRDLAFSVVHMVDMARAMVDHSLDGAVR; encoded by the coding sequence ATGACCATCACCAGCAAAGACTTGCCCGATCTGCAAATGGACACCACCTTCACCTCCCCGCAAGGGTGCGCCGCTGCGCAACGGGCGTTGGACTATTACTTGAAACCAGCTGTGTCAGAACCGGAAGTGGACGAGCGTTTTTTCGGTGTGAACAGCAACCTGAGTGGCGAAGAATCCCTGGTCCACGCTTCCGATCTGCTGCGATGTGCAGCGGCTACCGCGTTCAAGGCGGCGGACGGCTTGCAGGGCGTGAGTCGGGATCTGGCTTTTTCAGTCGTGCACATGGTGGACATGGCGCGGGCGATGGTTGATCACTCGCTCGATGGCGCGGTTCGCTGA
- a CDS encoding M14-type cytosolic carboxypeptidase, giving the protein MTVAKSSFDISANFDSGNIQVIDISNPLNPVLAIRPDTRSAHFQWFHFKASGLHVHQEHWFRLVNASQSSYNKAWTGYQAVASYDHVNWFRIPTQFEGDSLRFCLEAEQTHAWFAYFEPYSRGRHDWLIEQALTKAGTELLATGKSVEGRDIQLLRKGTGAEGRRKIWIIAQQHPGEHMAEWFMEGVIERLEHHDDPVLNKLLASADLYLVPNMNPDGAFHGHLRTNAMGQDLNRAWQNASQEISPEVFFVQQQMEKYGVDLFLDVHGDEEIPHVFTAGCEGNPGYTPRLEKLEEHFRSHLKHTTKDFQTKYGYTRDEPGQANMTLACNSVGQKFDCLSLTLEMPFKDHDDAPNPITGWSGKRSKQLGKDVLTTIADMVDTLR; this is encoded by the coding sequence ATGACCGTGGCCAAATCCTCGTTCGACATCAGCGCAAACTTCGACAGCGGCAACATCCAAGTCATCGACATCAGCAATCCGCTCAACCCGGTTCTGGCAATTCGGCCAGATACCCGCAGCGCCCATTTCCAGTGGTTCCACTTCAAGGCCAGCGGCCTGCACGTCCATCAGGAACACTGGTTTCGCCTGGTCAACGCCAGCCAGTCTTCCTACAACAAAGCCTGGACCGGCTATCAGGCGGTCGCTTCCTACGACCACGTCAACTGGTTCCGTATTCCTACCCAATTCGAAGGCGACAGCCTGCGCTTCTGCCTCGAAGCCGAGCAGACCCACGCCTGGTTCGCCTACTTCGAACCTTACAGCCGTGGCCGTCACGACTGGCTGATCGAACAAGCGCTGACCAAGGCCGGCACCGAACTGCTGGCCACCGGCAAAAGCGTCGAGGGCCGCGACATCCAGCTGCTACGCAAAGGCACTGGCGCCGAAGGTCGCCGCAAGATCTGGATCATCGCCCAGCAGCATCCGGGCGAGCACATGGCCGAGTGGTTCATGGAAGGCGTGATCGAACGCCTGGAACATCATGACGATCCGGTACTGAACAAACTGCTGGCCAGCGCCGATCTGTACCTGGTCCCGAACATGAACCCGGACGGCGCCTTCCACGGCCACCTGCGCACCAACGCCATGGGCCAGGACCTGAACCGCGCCTGGCAGAACGCCAGTCAGGAAATCAGCCCGGAAGTATTTTTCGTACAGCAGCAGATGGAAAAGTACGGCGTCGATCTGTTCCTCGACGTACACGGTGACGAAGAAATCCCCCACGTGTTCACCGCCGGCTGCGAGGGCAATCCGGGCTACACCCCGCGCCTGGAGAAGCTTGAAGAGCACTTTCGCAGTCACCTGAAACACACCACCAAAGACTTCCAGACCAAGTACGGCTATACCCGCGACGAACCGGGCCAGGCCAACATGACCCTGGCCTGCAACAGCGTCGGCCAGAAATTCGACTGCCTGTCGCTGACTCTGGAAATGCCGTTCAAGGATCACGACGACGCGCCGAACCCGATCACCGGCTGGTCGGGCAAACGCTCGAAGCAACTGGGCAAAGACGTGCTGACCACCATCGCCGACATGGTCGACACCCTGCGCTGA
- a CDS encoding MFS transporter, producing MKTATLDNAVVLLFAIACSLAVGNVYYGQPLLDAMADAFGLTPGSIGVVMTLTQIGYGLGLLLLVPLGDLLNRRRLIVTQTLLSAAALLMIALAPNSAWLLIGVTLTGLLAVVTQVLVAYAATLAVPAQRGKVVGVITSGIVVGILLARTVAGGMADLAGWRSIYLLSAGLTLVMAALLFRVLPKDEEARPDTHYVALITSVFTLFREEPVLRRRAILALLTFASAMVLWTPMVLPLSAPPLSLSHSEIGLFGLAGAAGALAAARAGHLADRGWGQWVSGLSLLLMLGSWLPIALTQTSLWALLLGVITLDLGLQAVHVASQSMIYSVRPEAQSRLTAGYMLFYSIGSALGSIASTAMYAWAGWPGVCWLGAAINMVALLYWWRSLAGQKRGEAVCALATSD from the coding sequence ATGAAAACTGCAACACTCGATAACGCTGTCGTACTGCTTTTCGCCATCGCTTGCAGCCTCGCAGTGGGCAACGTGTATTACGGCCAGCCGCTGCTGGATGCGATGGCCGACGCCTTCGGTCTGACGCCGGGCAGCATCGGCGTCGTCATGACCTTGACTCAGATCGGTTATGGACTCGGTCTGTTATTGCTCGTGCCCCTCGGCGATCTGCTCAATCGGCGGCGGCTGATCGTCACGCAAACGCTGTTGTCCGCCGCAGCCTTGCTGATGATTGCTCTGGCCCCGAACAGCGCGTGGCTGCTGATCGGCGTCACCCTGACCGGTCTGCTTGCGGTGGTCACCCAGGTGCTGGTCGCCTACGCCGCAACCCTTGCCGTCCCCGCGCAACGCGGAAAGGTTGTCGGCGTGATCACCAGCGGCATCGTCGTCGGCATTCTGCTCGCGCGCACGGTAGCGGGCGGCATGGCTGATCTGGCCGGCTGGCGTTCGATCTATCTGTTGTCGGCGGGATTGACGCTGGTGATGGCCGCGCTGCTGTTTCGGGTATTGCCCAAGGATGAAGAAGCACGACCGGACACGCATTACGTGGCACTGATCACTTCAGTGTTCACTCTGTTTCGTGAGGAGCCGGTGCTGCGCCGACGAGCAATCCTGGCGCTGCTCACCTTCGCCAGCGCCATGGTGCTGTGGACGCCGATGGTGTTGCCGCTGTCCGCCCCGCCGTTGTCGCTTTCCCACAGCGAAATCGGATTGTTCGGACTCGCCGGCGCGGCAGGCGCACTCGCCGCCGCCAGAGCCGGTCACCTGGCGGATCGAGGATGGGGACAGTGGGTGAGCGGTCTGTCGCTGCTGTTGATGCTGGGCTCGTGGCTGCCGATCGCACTCACCCAAACTTCGTTGTGGGCGCTGCTGCTTGGCGTCATCACCCTGGATCTGGGCTTGCAGGCCGTGCACGTCGCCAGTCAGAGCATGATCTACAGCGTCCGCCCGGAGGCGCAAAGCCGACTGACTGCCGGCTACATGCTGTTTTACTCCATTGGCAGCGCCTTGGGCTCGATCGCCTCGACGGCCATGTACGCCTGGGCAGGATGGCCGGGCGTCTGCTGGCTGGGTGCCGCAATCAACATGGTCGCGTTGCTTTATTGGTGGCGATCACTGGCCGGACAGAAACGTGGCGAGGCTGTTTGCGCCCTCGCCACGTCGGACTGA
- a CDS encoding cytochrome b produces the protein MSTQPTHFNPLARLLHWLMALMIIAMLFIGAGMVTSVSARHEWLINLHKPLGIAILLLVIVRILVRLGTRQPPLPADLPGWQVLAAKASHLLLYALMLVLPLLGWAMISAAGDPVMLGASLQLPSIVPADAQVFALLRKAHGYLAYLLFLTVLLHLAAALFHGWVRRDEVLDSMLRGRNRG, from the coding sequence ATGAGCACGCAACCGACTCATTTCAATCCGCTGGCGCGGTTGCTGCACTGGCTGATGGCGTTGATGATCATCGCGATGTTGTTCATCGGTGCCGGCATGGTGACCTCGGTGTCGGCGCGGCATGAATGGCTGATCAATCTGCACAAGCCGCTGGGCATCGCGATTCTGTTGCTGGTGATCGTGCGCATTCTTGTACGGCTGGGCACCCGCCAGCCGCCGCTGCCAGCGGATCTGCCGGGCTGGCAAGTGCTGGCGGCCAAGGCCTCTCATCTGTTGCTGTACGCGCTGATGCTGGTGTTGCCGCTGCTGGGCTGGGCGATGATCAGCGCGGCGGGGGATCCGGTGATGCTCGGCGCGTCCCTGCAATTGCCGTCGATCGTGCCGGCGGATGCGCAGGTGTTTGCGTTGCTGCGCAAGGCTCACGGGTATCTGGCGTATTTGTTGTTCCTGACCGTGCTGCTGCATCTGGCGGCGGCGCTGTTTCATGGCTGGGTGCGCCGCGACGAAGTGCTCGACAGCATGCTGCGGGGACGCAATCGCGGTTGA
- a CDS encoding catalase family peroxidase, whose amino-acid sequence MVDRSSSPGGPQHPPLSAASLVLRLGGIAVVVAALAGAFAYVHGSFDPQRLTPKALVDVLEKNNGVHPGFRRNHAKGVCVIGYFESSGEARSYSVAQVFNEPRTPVVGRFALPAGNPYAPDSAVPIRSLALRFTQANGQQWRTGMNSMPVFPVGTPEAFYQLQQAQSPDPATGKPDPAKVPAFFAAHTETVPFLTWIKTARPSASYATETYNSINAFYLVDASGKKQAVRWSMTPLAQDAAGATAPEGSDFLEKDLVQRLAEGPLRFQLNITLANADDPVNDASKTWPAGRKVLNAGTLVLEKTQPQLSGECRDINYDPLVLPAGIQGSDDPLLAARSAGYADSYLRRTSEVSQLPTGKKEARP is encoded by the coding sequence ATGGTTGATCGCAGCTCATCGCCCGGCGGGCCACAACACCCGCCACTGAGTGCCGCGAGCCTGGTGTTGCGGCTTGGCGGAATCGCCGTGGTGGTCGCAGCCCTGGCCGGGGCGTTTGCCTACGTTCATGGTTCATTTGACCCACAACGACTGACGCCGAAAGCGTTGGTCGATGTGCTGGAAAAGAACAACGGCGTGCATCCCGGCTTTCGCCGCAATCACGCCAAAGGTGTTTGCGTGATCGGCTACTTCGAGAGCAGCGGTGAGGCTCGCTCGTATTCGGTCGCGCAAGTGTTCAACGAGCCGCGCACCCCGGTGGTCGGGCGCTTTGCGTTACCGGCCGGCAATCCGTACGCACCGGACAGCGCCGTACCGATCCGCAGTCTGGCGCTGCGTTTCACTCAGGCCAACGGCCAGCAGTGGCGCACCGGGATGAACAGCATGCCGGTATTCCCGGTCGGTACGCCCGAGGCGTTCTATCAGTTGCAGCAGGCGCAATCGCCGGATCCCGCCACGGGCAAGCCGGATCCGGCCAAGGTGCCGGCATTTTTTGCCGCACACACGGAAACCGTGCCGTTTCTGACCTGGATAAAAACCGCCAGACCGTCGGCCAGTTACGCGACGGAAACCTACAACAGCATCAACGCGTTTTATCTGGTGGATGCCAGCGGCAAGAAGCAGGCGGTGCGCTGGAGCATGACGCCTCTGGCCCAGGATGCTGCCGGTGCGACTGCGCCTGAAGGAAGCGACTTCCTTGAGAAGGACCTGGTGCAACGCCTGGCCGAAGGGCCGCTGCGCTTTCAGTTGAACATCACCTTGGCCAACGCCGACGATCCGGTGAACGACGCGAGCAAAACCTGGCCCGCCGGCCGCAAAGTGTTGAACGCCGGCACTCTGGTACTGGAAAAGACCCAGCCGCAGCTCAGCGGTGAATGCCGTGACATCAACTACGATCCGCTGGTGCTGCCGGCCGGCATTCAGGGTTCCGACGATCCGTTGCTGGCCGCGCGCTCGGCCGGTTACGCCGATTCCTACCTGCGTCGCACCAGCGAAGTCAGCCAACTGCCGACCGGCAAAAAGGAGGCTCGCCCATGA
- a CDS encoding RNA polymerase sigma factor: MSEFDEQLREIIPRLRRFAVSLTRNGSSADDLVQASLERALSSWGDKRADGDLRAWLFSILYRQFLDAHRRSRRYARMLEFFTGRDDAEPSVERTVIAQSTLQVFDRLPTEQRALLLMVSVEGLTYKEVAEILDVPTGTVMSRLSRARQALRQLSDGEISSPSLRILK; encoded by the coding sequence ATGAGCGAATTCGACGAACAACTGAGAGAAATCATTCCCAGATTGCGGCGCTTTGCCGTGTCGTTGACCCGCAACGGCAGCAGCGCCGACGATCTGGTACAGGCCAGCCTGGAGCGGGCGCTGTCGAGTTGGGGCGACAAACGCGCCGACGGCGATCTGCGCGCCTGGCTGTTTTCGATCCTGTACCGGCAGTTCCTCGATGCGCATCGGCGTTCGCGGCGGTATGCGCGGATGCTCGAGTTCTTCACCGGCCGCGATGACGCCGAGCCCTCGGTGGAACGCACCGTCATTGCCCAATCGACCTTGCAGGTCTTCGACCGACTGCCCACCGAACAGCGCGCGCTGCTGTTGATGGTGTCGGTGGAAGGCCTGACTTATAAGGAGGTCGCCGAGATTCTCGACGTCCCCACCGGCACCGTGATGTCGCGCCTGTCCCGTGCTCGCCAGGCCCTGCGCCAGCTCAGCGACGGGGAAATCAGCAGCCCTTCCTTGCGGATACTCAAATGA
- a CDS encoding anti-sigma factor family protein has protein sequence MISLPPNERDLHAYVDHQLSEADRHVLETWLASHPDEAAQVRAWQQDAQHLRAALGGALQQPANPNLDPSLIRQRLKRQSRRQWASAAVLLIAVSLGGVGGWKARDMTVFHPPAPMTDALQAYRLIAQQGLLPADYKVNGDGDIQRWLDRYFTQANRLPDLTSAGFTPVSGRLLSTDEGPAAMVMYEDQSGHKVSFYVRPPGPKNTFLPRGSRQDGDLQAEYWSGKGYNYAMVSPTDTPAAKMLKQSVSF, from the coding sequence ATGATCAGTCTGCCTCCCAACGAACGTGACCTGCACGCCTACGTCGACCACCAGCTCAGCGAGGCCGACCGACATGTGCTGGAAACCTGGCTCGCCAGCCATCCGGACGAAGCGGCGCAGGTTCGTGCCTGGCAACAGGATGCCCAGCACCTGCGCGCTGCCCTCGGCGGTGCCTTGCAACAACCGGCCAATCCGAACCTCGATCCGTCGCTGATCCGTCAGCGACTCAAGCGCCAGTCGCGCCGCCAATGGGCCAGCGCGGCGGTGCTGCTGATTGCCGTCAGCCTCGGCGGTGTCGGTGGCTGGAAAGCTCGGGACATGACCGTGTTTCATCCCCCGGCACCGATGACGGACGCCTTGCAGGCCTACCGTTTGATCGCCCAGCAAGGGCTTCTGCCGGCGGACTACAAGGTCAACGGCGACGGCGACATCCAGCGCTGGCTCGACCGTTACTTCACTCAGGCCAATCGCCTGCCGGACCTGACATCGGCTGGATTTACACCGGTCAGCGGTCGTCTGCTGAGCACCGATGAAGGCCCGGCGGCGATGGTGATGTATGAAGACCAGAGCGGGCACAAGGTCAGTTTCTACGTGCGTCCACCAGGACCGAAAAATACCTTTCTGCCCCGGGGCAGCCGCCAGGACGGAGATCTGCAGGCCGAGTACTGGTCCGGCAAGGGCTACAACTACGCGATGGTCAGCCCGACTGACACACCTGCAGCGAAAATGCTCAAGCAATCCGTAAGCTTCTAG